In Meles meles chromosome 13, mMelMel3.1 paternal haplotype, whole genome shotgun sequence, the DNA window ACAATGTCACTTCAGTCTCTGCCACGCCAGCCCCACGAACGAAGGGCCACAGACTTCGCTTTCCTAAGTGGAGCTTATTTTTACTTCACAGTTGCAATCCACTCACACCAGCGTCCTCCCCTGCCCAAGGAGGAGAGGGTCAGGCACCCCACTTCCCCGGATGGAAAAGCTAGCTTGGAAGCCACTTCTGGCTGCtcccctatgttgggctccccgcACCTGGTGCTctcctgccttcttcctgctccGACTTCCCCtggggctccagggtcccccaatTCCCAGCTCAGGAGGGGGTAGTGGTTCTCCCTGCAGTGACCGCACCTGCCTCCTCTTTGATCTCCTCGCCGAGTTCCACTCACACTGGCTTTTCTCTGGTCCTCCAAAGGCCGATTGCAAGTGCTAGTCTCTCTACCAGGAAAGATGTCTGTGCGGCTGGTTCCTCTGATCATTCACCTTCAAGGATTCAGCTCAGAGGTCACCTCTTAGCCCGATCACGTCACCCATTGCTGCCCATGCACGCCAGCTGCTGAAACACACTTATTTTCTTCACAGGGTCCCCCGTCTCAGAATCCTTGGGCTTTAAGGGCCTTATAGGATTGGTCCTGCTGGGTGATGAGCTTGGCTCCCTGTCACCTTCGGTCTTCCATTAGACAGGTGTCTCCGGTCTCACTCAGGTTCCTGGACTTCCTGCGGCAGCTCATGTCCCGCCTTGGAACACTCCCACACCTCTACCTCCTTATGTGTCCTGTTTCAAGGAACCCTAAGCAGATCTGTGAATCTTCTGGATGGGCTGCCAACCAGGAGGAAGGGTTCAGCTTTCAGACTCCCCTACTCTGGTGTTCTAACCCAAGTCTGCAAGTCAGGGTCCTGAAGTCTAGGACACAAGATAATTTCCAGGACATGGCCCCACCCTGAGAAGTGGAGCGAGGATCTGGAGCAGTGCACCATTAGAGAGCTGGCCTGAAGCAACACCAAGATATACGAAGTTGCACCAACATGGCTGTCCATCACTCCAGATCTGGTGCACCCCAGACTGTGCACCACCATCTGGAAGGGACAGGGGAGATCTCTGCTGCTTCAGTCTGCTTCCACCCTAGGACCGATGTTGGGAGCAGGGGCTGGAGTGAGGGCACCTTAGCTCCTTCTGTTCTGGACTATGGAGGTTGGCATGAAGGATAGGGCTGCAGGACAGACAGGCTGATGAGATGGGAGAGGCATTTCCCCAGCCCAACCCCATACATGTAGGGATCTCTCAAGTGAGGTGTTCTGGGAGTGGACTTTGGACATACTGGGGAACCTAGATTTGTATGGTTGGTCTTTGGTTCTAAGATGCAGGGCTTCTTGAGATGTGGCTCATATTAGGGTCCAATAGGATATTATCTAGGGTAGGCAGAGAGCCCTTGGGTTTGTCTGAGGGTTATATAGGGTTTTACTGGAGTGGGTCAACGAAGGAATTGCTTCGTTTCCTGAGCTGTGTGAACGACAGCATTCACTGAGTGAGGTGGTGTCTTCATGGAGGATGAGCCCCTGGGGATCATTCTGGGTTAGAGAATGTCATGGGTACCTGGCTCACGGGGACTTCTAGGGTCTCTAGGCAAGGTACATAAATTGTAAGTTCCTTTGATATAACATTGAGGTATTTTGCACAGTGCATGGATGAGGCAAGGGGGCAGAAAACCAATGATCAGGTTTTCAAAGTTGGGGGCATGCTGGGAGTAGGCCTCAGGACAGACATGTGGTTGTAAGAAGCAACAGCAATCCAcaggaccccctccccaccagccacTGAGGGCCTGAGCATTTCTGAGCAAGATGTCAGAGTCCCTGCCCAGTCTGTCCATCCCTGGGATCAGACCCACAAAGGGACCCACTCACACACTGGAGGGAGGGGTGAGACAGTTTAATTTAGAAATAAGCTTTGGACAGCCTTCTGATCAGAAGGGTGCCTAAGGGCCCACCCTGGGGGGAAAAGGCCATCATGGAGCGTAGGCCCCCTAGGTGGGGAAGGAACAGCATCGGAGCCGGTACCAAGAGTGCCATGAATCTGGTCCTGTGCTCAGCAGGTACTGGCAGATCCTGAAGAGAGAATGGGAGTCAGGTCCTTGTGACATGGTCACTACAAAGACAACCCCCTCAGCCTCCAGAAACCCCCAGGCTGGGCTGACAAGGCCAGCCTTACACAAGGCATTTGATAACGGTCAAATACTATGGCCACCCTGCCTGAGTGCCCAGAAGCTTCTCAAAGACACCAAAGAAGCCCGTCTTACCTGGAGTGATGAGTGGAATGGCTTTCTCAGGTAAGGGGCTGAGAAAGGAGCACATCAAATTAGCATTCCCAGACCCTCTGTCCTTTATCCCCCAGGAAGAGGTGTGCTCTGCTCCCATGGCATACAATAGGGGCCCTGTCTCACCTGTGCTTCTGATTGTACTTGCATTTGCATTTTCCACCTGTGAGAGGAAGAGCTGGTAGGTGCAAagaacctggggcacctgggccaCTTCACACCCTCCGCCGTGCCCGGCCCAGCAGCCCCACCACTCACTCAGGGCTATCAAGATTCCAGCGATGCACAGGAGCCCTCCAAAAATCATGCCGCCCAGCTGCAGGCTTTCCCAGTCTGGGGGAGCAGAGAGCGAGCTGGCACAAGCCCAGCTCCACTCCACTCACTCATTCAAAACACATATCTCATCACCTGCTTATCCCCTGCTCGTGCATTTGCACTTCCATTTCAGGCAACAGGAAAGACAAGCCAGTAAATAGATAGGGGTATGACATCTGGGAACAGcatgaggaagaaaaaataagcagaagagcACAGAAAAAGAAGGGAGTTGGAAGCCTTTTTGATCAAGGAAGTCTTTTCTGAAAGGAGGCATTTGTGCTGaggctggagggagaggaagagtgtgTAGGAACACCGGAGGACAGTGGcggacagaggaggaggaaagctGCTGCGGGCTGTCGGGCAACAAGGAGACCATGCTGGGGAAGGCAAGTGAGAGAGTGGAAGATGAGGTGAGATGCCTGGGGGCTCGAAAGCCTCCAGACCCTTCCCCAGAAATCTTCCTAAATATCCTGTGGGTACCTTCCCTCCTTGCTGGAATGAAGTTCTTCCAAAGCCCATGCTGCATATTGCCCTCTCGCTCTTTTCATAGACCATGCCGACTCTGTAATCCCCAGTCCAGCTCCATGCTGCCCCTTTCCTCATTAGCCCTCAGCAAGCTCTAGCAAAGAGGTCCAGGATAGgcaaaggcaggggtgggggatgagggagATCAGCTCTTACCATAGTAGAAGGGACTGTCTTTATCTGcaggaaagggggggaaaaaacaataAGGACCAGAACCCGGATGTGAGGTCTTAGAGGGAAAATGTGGGGCAGTGCGAGCAGGGCAGTCTGGGCCCTCACTCACCAACCAGGTCATTGGCTTCTAAGGCAGGCAGGCCTGGGTGGGAAAAGGAGGGATCAGGTATTAATTCATGACACTGGTCTCAAAAGGAAGCAGCAGGCATGTCCTCAGCCCAGACCAGCCTCCTGGGTGGGCGGGGGAAAACACCCTCACACCTTCCTCAGCCCCAGATAGTCCTGGGATTTTGTCTTTCACCCCATAGccggtccccccaccccccagcccttcCTGCCATTTCTCAGGCTTCCTGCTATTTCTTGCATCTGAAATGCATGCTGTGTTGGTATCTTTTTACCCTCTCCTGAGCAGCTTCCTACAGAGATCCTGGCTAATACCCTACAGGGAACAGGGAATGCTTCTCTCTTTATGCCAACAGATGGTTACTGTTTTCCAACATTCAATTATTTAGGACAATTTTTGCAATATCCACTTCCTCCCTGTACTATTATCTCCTTAGTGTCACTCTTTAAATGGACagtttaaatgaaaaaacatttgTTCAACATCAGGCCCCCTTTGGGAGATGCTGCCCTGGTTTTCACTGCCTTGTAGGGAGCGTGAGTGGTAGCAGGTTCATTTCTGGGAGGACTCACCTGCCAGTGTGAGGAGAAGGCCCCGGGTCACTCTGTTCATGATATGGCTGCAGAGCagggctgcaggggagggggcaggctggGGTCAGATAGCCAGGACCTGCCCCAGATtcacagtgcctgggacacagaGCCAGGGCACAGATCCCAAGGGTGCACTTAGTTTATGAGGTGGGCTTGGGAAAGTTACtgatttctgtttcctcatctagagATGATAATAGTAAATGCCCAGTGGAGTTACCTGGATTGACTTAATACTAGTTAAGAACTTCGAACAATGCTCACACCTAGTAAGTGATTTGTTAAATTCTTTGTTAAAGTCTTTAATCAGAAGCCTGAACCTAGGTCAGAGGAGCAGGGCTACTGTTCTAACGCAGGCTTTGGTTCCTTACCCCCACTCAAAAGGCTAGGTACCCTGAGCTATTGTTCCCAAAGGTCTGGGCCTCCGGCGATATCAGGATGAATTCCAAGATAGTCTCTGCAAAGGGTGAGCACACCCCGGCTGAGCCGCAGAGAAACAGGCAGCTGAGGAGGCGAAAGGTGGTAGTGGAAGTATGTGAGGGCCTCCCACTCCAGCCGCACCCAGGGATCCTGCTCCAAGGCAGCCCCAAATCCCACAGCAGGAAACTGCCTGGTGGGTGGAAGGAACATTgctcctttcttccccccccGGGGTGGGAACCATCCATGTCCCTAAGTACTAGTTCCTAGGGTGGCTGTTTCCTCAAGATAAGACCCCTTCCAGCTTTCTGCAGGTTGTTAGCTGCAGGCAAGCTTAGGGACTGTCAGCTGTTACAAACTGAAGCCCCCATTCTTATGGGCCCAACCGGCTGGAACTCTAATCCCCTCAAACCCACCTAACAGCTGTGTGACTCAGTGGCTGGCTTCACCTCTCGGTGCTTCACTGTcttgtaaaatgaggacaatcaATAGCAACTGCATACAGTTATGATCGAATTAAATGCATTACTCTATGTGAAGCCCAAGAATAATGTCTAGCACACAGTAAGTAATGAAACGTGTTACAGTAAAGAAATATACAGTCCTTCATACTTGCTaaatgggatgctgcctgattcatgaatcgcTTGTTGatatataaatagatacatacatacatacatacatacataggtCCTTTTGCCCTAGATGGGAGGGACTAGTAATGTCCAGCTTCTGAATGTGGAAGTATGTTGACTTTTAGCAGTCTCTGAAGCCGGCCCTCCTTTGGACTCACCCTTCTCACCACCCTGGGATTCCTTAGCCAAAGGCGGGCTCCTGTTTCCTCTCACCCCTATTCTTCTCTCTGTATGACAATGGTCACAGAGCCAACGGCCTCTGATGCTCAAAACCCTCAAACATGCACCCTATTACTGAGAATACCCGAGCACCCACCACCCCTTCCTCAGACGGTACCCCCCTCCACCCTCACCCTTCTTCTGCCACCCTTCCACCCAGCAGCCCTGAAGTCCTAGCCAGACACTTGCTCACCTGAGAGCCGGGTGTAGATCTGGAGAGGCTGGTGGGGCTGGGTTCAGCCCAGGTGGGTTCCAGCTCTTTAAACCCAACAGCTCCGCCCAGGGCAACAATACCTGTAGGCAGGAGGGAACTGGTCAGATTCCTTCAGATTCCAGTAGCTCCTTCTccactcctcccaccccccccaaccctgtgAGCTCTTGAGATAGCTTGCCctgccacacccagtgcagagctgaGCTCCTGGGGGCGCCGGGGCCATCAGAGGCTAAGGTGGTGAGACTCTTCTTGAGAAGAAAGTGGACTTTCAGCGTCTTTAGCTCATTTAGAGGGGTCCAGAGGGTTGCTGTAAGGGGGGTAGGCTGTTTCTGGGTTCTTGTGCCACTGGCAGGGGTTCAAGGACTGCTGTGTGGAGTGTCCAGGGGACAACCGAGTCAAGGAGTCAGGGACTGGCCTTGAGGCTCCATTTGCTCAGTGGTCCCATTGCTTTCCCCTGGACTGGGTGTTTACTGAGGGGGACGGTTGGGGTTGATGGCTTCCTTCAGGATTGCCCACCATCTGACCAGGCCCTGACACCCACTTAAGCCCAGGGAAACTGATGACTAGGATTAGAAACCACCCTGGCCCAGGCCCTGGTTTCCTGCCTGCTCCACagagtgttgggggaggggtggtgccaGGAGGAGAACTGCCAGCTCCAGGCTGAATAGTGGGctgcttccctctgtggaacccCCTACCTGCCTCACGGGCTGCTGGCCAAACCCCCCTTTTGCCCCTCACTCCACCACATGCTCTTGGCCTGGGTGAGCTCTGGCTTCTCTCTTctgctgtccctcctccccagttcctctctttgctgcttttttttttttttttttttttttaaagattttatttatttatttgacagagagagagatcacaagtaggcagacagagagagagaggaggaagcaggctccccgcggagcagagagcccgatgcggggctcgatcccaggaccctgagatcatgacctgagccgaaggcagcggcttaatccactgagccacccaggcgcccctctttgctgCTTTTATCACTGGATGGTGATCAGCTGAGGTCAGGGCTGTTGGTTCCCTTATTCCCAATGGCCAGTCATGGACACCAATAAATCaattttgattggattgttgAGTCAGTGGGGAAAAGAAGCCATCAGAGGCTCCCAGTCCTGGGGATGAGGGGGCAAAACAAAACCTTGAAAGGCAAGGTAGGGAGAAGGGTGAGTAGGAAGGGGGCAGATATTCCTGGTACGAACATGTTACACCTTCTCATGAAAACCTTCCACGGTGCTCCCTGCCTTCAAAAGTTCAAGCCCAGGGGCTCTGGGGCCAGGAAGAGCTAGATTTGAAGCCCAGCCTGCCGTTTGCTCACTGGGTAAGCTCAGGTAGCTCCTTTATCATTACAAACCCCAGTTCCCTCTCTTCTAAAATGGAATAATGACAGGACTGACCTTTGAGGTTTGGGGTGTAGGTTCTGCGGGGATTTGGGCCTGCTCCATGATCAGCCCTCAATATGTATTTATGGAATGAATGCCTCCTAGGTCTGGTGCGAGGAAAGTTCGTTAACCTCAAGATTCAGAACCATTAATTGCACATACTTGGAAGTCAAATCCAGGCTCTGTTAGTTACTTGCTATGTGCACTTGAGCAACTAATTTACCCTcttcttatttattcatccataaaGTAGGAACCATGACTGAGCCTACTCTGAATGTTTGTGGGGACGATGACATCAGATTATGCTGCTCGGTTCACCGTAACTGGAGCTGGGAAGGCCCTGATAGACGCCCAGAGAGATCTGCAGCATAAGAGAAAGGGGGTCTTCAATAGAGAGCCCCTCCACCGACAGAGTAACCACATTCCAGAGAAGAGAAAGGTCGTGCTCAAGGTCCCACTGTGCCTTCATGGTGGAAGGGGGTCTTAGCTCAAGTGATTAGACCCTTCAGCGGTGTTCTTCTGCCCTGTCAGGCCACAGTGAGGAAGCAGCAGCCATGAAGCAGGCATTCACAAAAAGGGCCCTCTTTGCTTTGGGAGGTCTCCAGGAAGCATGGAACGGACCTCAGATCCACTTCTCCAGAAGACCCTAGCACCTTTGCTCTGCCCTGCAGCTTCTGTCCTTAGTCAGGCATCCTCCACTCCCATCCCCATCCCTATGAGATAGCATCATCTGTAACAGGTAGAAAGAGAACTTCACCTGAGCCTTGTGGTCCTGACACTGGTCCAAGGTAGAACCAGCAAGAGCCCGCCAAGCTACCTGTGTGTGACTTCGGCAAGCACAATGGTAAGTCACTGCCTCATCTCTTCCATTTGCCCAAACGGGCCATAGGTGTCGGTGCACAACAGCTGAAGAGCGCATCTGTGCCCTCTTGGAGGGGCCTCAAAGGCTGACCATTCACTCAGTGGCAG includes these proteins:
- the FXYD4 gene encoding FXYD domain-containing ion transport regulator 4, whose translation is MNRVTRGLLLTLAGLPALEANDLVDKDSPFYYDWESLQLGGMIFGGLLCIAGILIALSGKCKCKYNQKHSPLPEKAIPLITPGSASTC